One window of Pseudomonas urmiensis genomic DNA carries:
- a CDS encoding peptidylprolyl isomerase has product MKTKLIDRLRPLMLGAVMLSGAVHAAVQPLDSVVAIVDNDVVMKSQLDQRVREVEQTIAKRGGGTPPPGALDQQVLERLIVENLQLQIGERSGIRITDEELNQAIATIAQRNGMSLDQFRAALARDGLSFEDAREQVKREMIISRVRQRRVAERIQVSEQEVKNFLASDLGKMQMSEEYRLANILIPTPDGANSQAIQAAAGRVGDIYQQLKQGKDFGQMAIEHSASENALEGGEMGWRKAAQLPPEFAKLLSSMAVGDISQPLRIPSGFLIIKLEEKRGGSESVLRDEVHVRHILIKPSEIRSEAATEQLAEKLYDRIQNGEDFATLAKSFSEDPGSALNGGDLNWVDPNSLVPEFREQMANAQQGQVTKPFRTQYGWHVLEVLGRRATDSTEQAREQQALTVLRNRKYDEELQTWLRQIRDEAYVEIKLPGADQAAQ; this is encoded by the coding sequence GTGAAGACCAAGCTTATTGATCGCCTGCGCCCGCTGATGCTGGGCGCTGTAATGCTGAGTGGCGCGGTGCATGCCGCGGTACAACCTTTGGACAGTGTCGTGGCCATCGTCGATAACGACGTGGTCATGAAGAGCCAGCTGGACCAGCGGGTCCGTGAGGTCGAGCAAACCATCGCCAAGCGCGGCGGCGGCACTCCACCTCCGGGCGCACTGGATCAACAGGTCCTGGAACGCCTGATCGTCGAAAACCTGCAACTGCAGATTGGCGAACGCTCGGGCATCCGCATCACCGATGAAGAACTGAACCAGGCCATCGCCACCATTGCCCAGCGCAACGGCATGTCGCTGGATCAGTTCCGCGCCGCCCTGGCCCGTGACGGCTTGTCGTTCGAAGACGCTCGCGAGCAGGTCAAGCGCGAGATGATCATCAGCCGTGTGCGCCAGCGTCGGGTAGCTGAGCGCATTCAGGTTTCCGAGCAGGAAGTAAAGAACTTCCTCGCCTCGGACCTGGGCAAGATGCAGATGTCGGAAGAGTACCGCCTGGCCAATATCCTTATCCCAACCCCGGACGGCGCCAACTCGCAAGCCATCCAGGCGGCCGCTGGCCGGGTTGGCGATATTTACCAGCAGCTCAAGCAAGGCAAGGACTTTGGCCAGATGGCCATCGAGCATTCGGCCAGCGAGAACGCCCTGGAAGGCGGCGAAATGGGCTGGCGTAAAGCCGCCCAGCTGCCGCCAGAGTTTGCCAAGCTGCTCAGCAGCATGGCCGTTGGCGACATCTCCCAGCCTCTGCGCATACCTAGCGGCTTCCTCATCATCAAGCTCGAGGAGAAGCGCGGCGGCAGCGAAAGCGTGCTGCGTGACGAAGTGCACGTGCGCCACATCCTGATCAAGCCGAGCGAAATCCGTAGCGAAGCGGCCACCGAACAACTGGCCGAGAAACTCTACGACCGCATCCAGAACGGTGAAGACTTCGCCACCCTGGCGAAAAGCTTCTCGGAAGATCCAGGTTCGGCGCTCAACGGCGGCGACCTCAACTGGGTCGATCCGAACAGCCTGGTGCCAGAGTTCCGCGAGCAAATGGCCAATGCCCAGCAAGGCCAAGTCACCAAGCCATTCCGTACCCAGTACGGCTGGCATGTGCTGGAAGTGCTGGGCCGTCGCGCCACCGACAGCACTGAACAGGCTCGCGAG